CCTTTGATATTTGTCAACCGGCGGAGTATAACAGAGTAGAAGCAATGAAAGCTAAGGAGGAAGTTATGAAAAAGACAATAAGCGCAATGCTGACCATAACGATAATATCCTCTCTATTACCGTTTTTTGCCAACGCGGGCGGTAAAACCCTGTACGGCTCCGATGGCCGCCTTGACCTGTTCCAGGCTTCAGCCGACATGAAAACACTGGCTGATTCGGTGGTTTCGCTGTGGGACAATTCCAGCATCACTCTTGAAGCCGCCTCCAATAGCTATAAGCTCAAAACCATCACACTCGCCGCGGATCAGGGTTTGCGCCCGGGGGAAGCCTTTGGTTCGCAGCCGGTCGGCGCATTCTGCTCGGGGTCTCTGGTAGGCGAAGATATTGTGATGACAGCGGGGCATTGCGTCAGGTTCGGCGCCAACACTAAGCACGGGTTTAAATGCGAAGATTTTAAAGCCGCGTTCGGCTTTGCCGTGGCGAACTCAGGCGGCAGCGCTCCGGAAAAAATAGCGGAAAGCGAGGTCTATGCCTGCAAAAGCGTAATAAAACACCTCTTCACGGCCGCAGACGGGGATTACGCCCTGATAAAGCTTGACAGAAAGGTGGCGGGGCATAAGGCGCTTGCGGTCAACAGAGGCGCGGGGCTCAAAAAAGGCGATGAGATCTTCGTAATAGGGCACCCTTCAGGCCTGCCGCTTAAAGTGGCCGCCGGCGCCACGGTGCGCGATGCCTCCAAGGCTGCCTACTATGTCACCGACCTTGACACCTTTGAGGGCAACTCTGGTTCCCCGGTTTTCAACGCAAAGACCAAAGCCGTTGAGGGGATACTGGTGCGGGGGGATAAAGATTTCAAACCCGCCGGCACCGGCGGAAACACCTACTATGTCAACCCGCAAAACGGCGGGAGGGGTGAGGATGTGACAAAAATCGCGCTGGTTAGAGGCGGCATCCCCAAGACATCGGGCGAAAAGGGCGCGGAAGACCTGATTAGGAATAACACCATAAAGGAAGTAAAGCTGGGCGATATCGGAGCCTTGCAAGCGAATGCAGGGAGCGTAGGCTTTAACTAAGTGAAAGTCTTAGACGATAAAAACCCCGCCCCGGAAACCCCGGGGCGGGGTTTTTTAGTCTAATAGCTCATACCTTAATAACTATTCGCCATTCGCTATTTGCTCTTCGCTGTCCATTGTGCTACAATCTACGGAAAGATGACACAAACCGCAAAAAAACTTTCACGGTTCGGGGTTTCGCTGGAAGGGGAGCTCCTGCGCCGCTTTGACGCCTTTATTTCGCGCGAGGGCTATACCAACCGCTCCAAAGCCATAGCCGACCTCATCCGCAAGGAATTTGTGGCCGATATTTTCGCCAAAGGCGGGACCGTGGCCGGCGCCATAACTATGGTTTACGACCATCACAAGCGTGAAGTCGTAAACAAGCTGCTGTATATTCAGCACGACCACGGCGATACTATCATTTCCTCCCAGCATGTGCACCTGGACCACGACAATTGCCTTGAGATAATAGCCGTTAAAGGCCTCGGCGCAAAAGTGCGGGCGCTCGCTGACGCGCTGAAGTCCGTAAAAGGTGTCAAGCACGCTACTTTAAGCGTAACCAGCGCCGGTAAATCCAGTTAAAGAAAAAGTCCTGAATAACAACACATGGAAATTAACGCTCTTCTTCTGACCGCCGCTTCGGTCGGCTTCATTCACACGGTGCTGGGGCCGGACCATTATCTTCCCTTTATAGCGATGGCCAGGGCCAGGGACTGGTCTTATCCGAAGACCGGCGTCATTGTTTTCCTGTGCGGATTAGGGCATGTCGGCAGTTCAGTGCTGCTGGGGCTTGCCGGCGTTTATGCCGGGGCAAAGCTGGCGGGCCTTCAGGCCATAGAATCCTTCCGGGGGGGACTGGCCGGCTGGCTGCTCCTGGTGTTCGGCCTTTTTTATTTCATATGGGGGCTTAAACGGGCTTGTTCGGGCAGACCGCATGAGCACGCACACTCTCACGGCGCGTTCCTGCATTCCCACTCCCATTCGCACTCGGAAGAACACGCCCATGTCCATGAGGGAGGGAAAGCCAGCATCACTCCCTGGATATTATTCACTATTTTCGTTTTCGGCCCGTGCGAGCCGCTTATTCCGCTCGTAATGTATCCGGCGGCCAAAGGCAGTCTGGCGGGGATGTTTGCCGTGACGCTGGTATTTGCTTTGACCACCATAGCGGCGATGTTCATAACCGTATTTGCGGCCCTGCGCGGCATTCAATTCCTGCCAGTGCGAAAGCTGGCAAAATATTCTCACGCCATGGCGGGATTCGCCATCCTGATGTGCGGCGGCGCGGTGGTGTTTTTAGGGCTTTAAGGGGCCCCCAAAAAACTAAGCCCCGAACAGGGGCTTAGTTTTTTGGGGTGGCGCTACCCAGGGGATTCCAACTCTTGATCTTTGATCTTTGCGGCTGTGCAAGATCCGGGTCAGCGGAAGTAGCGGTCCGGGTTATAGATGAAATAGAAATCAAAAGGTTCAAGGCGCGGTAAAGAGACGTAGCGCTGCCCTTTCTCGTCCGTTTTTTCATTAAGGATGTCTTCCTGCGTTTTGGACGGGCCCGTATTCTCATCCGGATTTTTAACGAATCCGGTTTCATCTATCTCATTCACTACGCTGGTGGCCCAGTGATAATTTACCGCCTTGTCGCCGAACTCTTCCCAGTCGCCGTTCGAGTTCTTCTCATACATCATTTTTCTGAACTCGTCCAGTGAAACCCCCATCTTTTTCGCCACAGGCACATGAAGGCGCCGTTCCCATTCACGGGCCAGTTCCAGTTGTTCCTTAAGCTGCGTCATATTGCCCCAGTTGACCGTTGACATCTGATGATGGAGAAGAATGGCGTTGGGATAGACATAGGATTTTTCGGCCAGCGTCGCGATTACAGCCGCCATGCTGGCCGCGAAGGATTTAACCACCACGGATACCGGCGCGCGGCTTGCCTGCATGGCCTTGATAATGCGATAACCTTCCATTACCGAACCGCCGGGGGAGCGGTCTATAACTATAAAAATAGGGCTGGTTGAGATATTGTTGTAATAGCTGATCCGCTCCGTTATGTAATCCGCTGCCCCCGTGAATATCGGCCCGTTGAGCGAAATGCGGCGGTCGCTCACCACAAGCCGTCCGTCCCTGAACGGATTGTCAAGGTAAACAGGCTCGGTGTTCGCCTGTTTTTTCCACTCCTCTTTTTTGCCGCGCAGTTCCAGATCGCTTTTCAGCTTGTCCATCCTGCTGTCAAAGGTCAGCCTTTCAAAGTTCAGCTTGCGTTCCTTGACCTCCAGCCGCTTTAGCTCCAGTTCCAGCGAGCTCTTTTCAGTGGCGTCCGAGGTGAGCTGTTTGCGCTGCTGTTCCGCAATAAGGTCGTTGCCAAGGCGCAATTGGTCCAGCTGGCCCGAGAGCGCCTGGAGAGCCTTCTTGTTGTTTTCCGAATAAATTTTGTTTTCCAGCGTCAGGGTGTCCAGTTCCTTGTTTTGTTTGAAGAGTTGTGCCGCCGTCTGTTCTTGAGCAAGCTTATTTTGTTCGGTCAGCTTCTGGTATTCGTTGTCCAGTTGTGAAATTTCCGCCTTGTGTTTTTCGTCCGCCAGTTTATTTTCGGTTTCGGCTTTCTCCAGGTCGGCTTTCAAGATTTTTATCTGGCTTTGGTATTGTTCGGCTGAGAGCTTGTTTTCCGTGCTGAGGCGGTCAAGCTCGGCGTCCATCTCCGCTATTTTTGTTTTTTCTTTCTGCAGGGACAGCTCATACTTCGCGCGCAGCTCTTCTTTTTCGTCGTTCAACTGCTGGAGCTTTTTTTTGAGTTTCTGGTCGGAAAGCAGGTTCTCAGTAGTGAGCTTTGCAAGTTCAGTTTGTTCCGGAGAAAGCTGCGGCGCCTGCGCTCCGCGCTCCTGGCCGGCTATGGCGACATCCGTGACCTGGCCCTGCGGGGCGGCTGCCTGGGCCCGCAGCGAAAGCGGGTAAAAGGCTAAACTCAGTAGACATGTTAGAAGAATGCGTGAAGCAGGCATATATACCTCCGGTGAACAAGTTCGGTTTGTAGCGGATCAGCAAATGGTTTTATCTTTTGCGGTGCCAAAAAATTGGCGCGGTCAACGGGGGCCAAAAACTAACTTTTTAGATTCGTCCTTCATAGGGAAAACCCGTTTTATGCCTGCCTTTGAACTGCGTTTAGACCTCTTCAGAATCATCGGCTATGAGGGCGAAAGATTCCTCTCGATGGTCCCGGAATGCCTCTAATCCCACTTTTTAACGCAAAAGTTCGAATCCAGTTGACTTAGTGGTCAACTGGATTCGAACTCTGCCTGTTTTGCCTTGAAAATGGCTATTGAATCCGCTTCTCGCTAAATTTAGAATAGTGGACTTCACGGGTGGTCGGGATTCGAAATACCGTAAAAATCCGTTAAGGCAGATGGGGGTTGCTCAATGTCACGGCCAGGCCTGGGCGCTGGGGTTTGTTTCCTGCCAGGATTGCCTGATAAGCACGACGTTTAAAAGCGGAAGTCTGAGACCGGAGTTATAGAAAATATTGGTGTTGCCGGTACCGAGCATGTCACCACCCACCCAGACGGCCCCGTAAACGTCCGAGGCCAGGTTATTGGTAAAGTTACCGCCCGTATATATAAACCCGTAAAAGCCGATATCCCCGCCGGTGGCACCGCCCTCGCAGGTGTCGCTGCAACTGCCCATCAGGTAGCTGACCGCGCTTGAACTTATACCCAAATCACCGGGATACTGGTTGAGAGTCACAGTATCATCGGTGGTTTTTGTTATTTTCCGATACTGCTTCCAGGCGTCGCGCGGCAAATTGACGGTAACATTCCCGGGGCCCGCAGTCCAGGTGCCCCTTCCGCAATAGTGGCCGCTATCATTCATGCCGTAAGTGGGGCCATAACAGTCATCCCCTTCAACAATAAGTTGTCCCCTGACTATAAAAGTGCCTTTCACGCCGGTATTATACAGGGTGACGGTTTTCCCTTCGTCCCAATACCAGATCATGTCGCTGTTATAACGTCTGTCGGCGTAGATATTCCCGACTTTACAGACCGCGGTCGTGCATACCGAAGCCGTGCCGTTGCAAGGTAGTGTCCAGTTATTAGCGGCTTCCGGCTTAAGGCCCGTCCACACGCGTGTGGTATCGTTCCATGAACCTGCCGAGGCCCCGCAGTTATAGGTGCCGTTCGCTATCGCCGAGGTCTTCATTGTTTCAAAATCAAACATAGGTAGTTCCGGCACATCATAACCCGACCACCACTCACTTAAATTAGGGTCAGCGCCGGCCCAGTTCGGAGCTACGTTCCAGGCGTTCAGATCGCGGGGGTAGGTCGCACTGCCCACAACACGCAGTTTGGAAAGTTTCCTCGGAGAATAGCGGTTTAAGGCGGCGGTTCCGGTTATGGTGATATTGCCCATGGCCATTATGGGGCCCCAGTTCACCACGCTGTTATCCTTCGGATTCACGTTTCCGGCTGAAATAACCGCGCCGGGGATGGCGGTGTTCTGGTAAACAGCCTTTATCGCCCGCACTTCGCCACGGCCTGAATTCCGGCCTTCGCCAAGTATCGTTATCTGGTCGTCAAGGGGGCCGGAAGTTACAGAGACGCGGTAAGTTCCACCGGGAACATCCGCATATGTCGTATCGAACCTGTAACCGGTAAGGGAGCCGCCATCCCTTATGGTTACGAAAGTGGCCGTAGAACTCTTAACCTTCCAGTAGGCGCGGTCCACGGCCGCCTCAGCCAGGTTGAAGGCGGCGCTGGCGTTCTGGTCTTTCACGGAAAGCTTGGTATCGTCCTGTACCCATTTAACCATCAGTGGCACCATAATCATCAGTAACGCGAACATCAATATCACCGTCGGCAATAAAAACCCCTTTCTGTTTTTCATGGTTTCAACCTTTCTAGTTCATCACGCGCACTTTTTCAGACGCCATATGAAACGCTTTTTTCCGGCCTTCAAACATGTTTTTCTCAAGGGTAAGGGAAACTGAAATTATACCCATATCGTCGGAGCGCGTAAGACTAAACTCCAGATATTTAAGATTTTTACTGAGCGCCCGTTTGCCCGTGCCGAACACCTGGTATAGATAAACTCCTTCCTGCTGAAAAACCAGCGTTGTTCCCTGCTGCTTGGTGAATGTTATTTTTGAATAAAACGGCTGGCTGGTATTGACGCGGTCTATAGAAATAGTGTCGGACTGTGCTTGGCGCAGAGTGCGCGTTACCACATACATAACCGCCCGGGCCTCCTGCTGTAGTTCAATCCTCGTGCGGTTCATTATAAATGTGCGGTTGATCTGGAGAAACATGGGCGCAGCAATGGCGAAC
This sequence is a window from Elusimicrobiota bacterium. Protein-coding genes within it:
- a CDS encoding serine protease is translated as MKKTISAMLTITIISSLLPFFANAGGKTLYGSDGRLDLFQASADMKTLADSVVSLWDNSSITLEAASNSYKLKTITLAADQGLRPGEAFGSQPVGAFCSGSLVGEDIVMTAGHCVRFGANTKHGFKCEDFKAAFGFAVANSGGSAPEKIAESEVYACKSVIKHLFTAADGDYALIKLDRKVAGHKALAVNRGAGLKKGDEIFVIGHPSGLPLKVAAGATVRDASKAAYYVTDLDTFEGNSGSPVFNAKTKAVEGILVRGDKDFKPAGTGGNTYYVNPQNGGRGEDVTKIALVRGGIPKTSGEKGAEDLIRNNTIKEVKLGDIGALQANAGSVGFN
- the nikR gene encoding nickel-responsive transcriptional regulator NikR, with the translated sequence MTQTAKKLSRFGVSLEGELLRRFDAFISREGYTNRSKAIADLIRKEFVADIFAKGGTVAGAITMVYDHHKREVVNKLLYIQHDHGDTIISSQHVHLDHDNCLEIIAVKGLGAKVRALADALKSVKGVKHATLSVTSAGKSS
- a CDS encoding sulfite exporter TauE/SafE family protein — protein: MEINALLLTAASVGFIHTVLGPDHYLPFIAMARARDWSYPKTGVIVFLCGLGHVGSSVLLGLAGVYAGAKLAGLQAIESFRGGLAGWLLLVFGLFYFIWGLKRACSGRPHEHAHSHGAFLHSHSHSHSEEHAHVHEGGKASITPWILFTIFVFGPCEPLIPLVMYPAAKGSLAGMFAVTLVFALTTIAAMFITVFAALRGIQFLPVRKLAKYSHAMAGFAILMCGGAVVFLGL
- a CDS encoding ATP-dependent Clp protease proteolytic subunit → MPASRILLTCLLSLAFYPLSLRAQAAAPQGQVTDVAIAGQERGAQAPQLSPEQTELAKLTTENLLSDQKLKKKLQQLNDEKEELRAKYELSLQKEKTKIAEMDAELDRLSTENKLSAEQYQSQIKILKADLEKAETENKLADEKHKAEISQLDNEYQKLTEQNKLAQEQTAAQLFKQNKELDTLTLENKIYSENNKKALQALSGQLDQLRLGNDLIAEQQRKQLTSDATEKSSLELELKRLEVKERKLNFERLTFDSRMDKLKSDLELRGKKEEWKKQANTEPVYLDNPFRDGRLVVSDRRISLNGPIFTGAADYITERISYYNNISTSPIFIVIDRSPGGSVMEGYRIIKAMQASRAPVSVVVKSFAASMAAVIATLAEKSYVYPNAILLHHQMSTVNWGNMTQLKEQLELAREWERRLHVPVAKKMGVSLDEFRKMMYEKNSNGDWEEFGDKAVNYHWATSVVNEIDETGFVKNPDENTGPSKTQEDILNEKTDEKGQRYVSLPRLEPFDFYFIYNPDRYFR
- a CDS encoding prepilin-type N-terminal cleavage/methylation domain-containing protein, whose product is MVAFSRRGVTLTEMMIVVAIVSAVFAIAAPMFLQINRTFIMNRTRIELQQEARAVMYVVTRTLRQAQSDTISIDRVNTSQPFYSKITFTKQQGTTLVFQQEGVYLYQVFGTGKRALSKNLKYLEFSLTRSDDMGIISVSLTLEKNMFEGRKKAFHMASEKVRVMN